In a genomic window of Candidatus Thiothrix sulfatifontis:
- a CDS encoding SDR family oxidoreductase, whose translation MRNVLITGCSSGIGYCVAKGLRERGYQVFASARKAEDVERLEAEGFKTLQLDLADPESVQDAVYELMLRTNSELYAVFHNGAYGQAGALEDLSRTAMEQQFATNVFGWHQLTTMVLPLLRQRNEGRIIYNSSLLGYVALPFRGAYNASKYAIEGMADTLRLELADTDIKVCLIEPGPIESRFRVNALQSLKAHVSIDQSVHRAKYQGAISRLEKEEPAAPFTLPPEAVLAKVIHALESPNPKSRYPVTVPAHLFWVLRRVLPTRWLDSILLRISNKENQ comes from the coding sequence ATGCGTAATGTATTGATTACCGGGTGTTCCAGCGGCATTGGCTATTGCGTAGCAAAAGGCTTGCGTGAACGGGGTTATCAAGTTTTTGCTTCTGCACGCAAAGCGGAGGATGTCGAGCGCTTGGAGGCAGAGGGATTTAAAACGTTGCAATTGGATCTTGCTGATCCTGAAAGCGTACAGGACGCGGTATACGAGCTGATGCTGCGCACTAACAGCGAACTGTATGCGGTGTTTCATAATGGCGCTTACGGACAAGCAGGGGCGTTGGAAGACTTATCCCGGACGGCAATGGAACAACAGTTTGCGACCAATGTGTTTGGTTGGCATCAATTGACGACAATGGTTTTGCCGCTGTTACGCCAACGCAATGAAGGCCGAATTATCTACAACAGTTCGTTGCTAGGTTACGTAGCGTTACCGTTTCGCGGCGCATACAATGCCAGTAAATACGCGATAGAAGGCATGGCAGACACCTTGCGTTTGGAACTCGCGGATACCGACATTAAAGTGTGTTTGATTGAGCCAGGCCCGATTGAGAGCCGTTTCAGAGTCAATGCTTTGCAGTCACTGAAAGCGCATGTCAGCATTGATCAAAGTGTGCACCGTGCCAAATACCAAGGCGCAATTTCCCGTTTGGAAAAGGAAGAGCCAGCAGCACCGTTTACTTTGCCACCGGAAGCAGTGTTGGCGAAAGTCATTCATGCTTTAGAAAGCCCAAATCCCAAATCACGTTACCCGGTCACAGTACCTGCGCATCTTTTTTGGGTTTTGCGGCGAGTATTGCCGACACGTTGGTTAGATAGCATTTTATTACGCATTTCTAACAAGGAAAATCAATAG
- the fabF gene encoding beta-ketoacyl-ACP synthase II encodes MSKRRVVVTGLGIVSPVGSKLETAWDNIKAGRSGINRISPDLFDTSAFSVQIAGNVKGFNADDYIKPKDQKKMDKFIHYGIGAGVEAIRDSGLEVTEENAERIGVLMGSGIGGLDTIERNYATFLNGGARKISPFFVPASIINMVAGNLSIMFGLKGPNMSIVSACATATHSIGDAARMISYGDADVMVAGGAEMGSTPLGIGGFAAARALSTRNDDPEAASRPWDKDRDGFVLGDGAGVLVLEEYEFAKKRGARIYCELVGYGMSSDAYHMTTPSEGGEGAARCMVNAMKDAGLNTTDIDYVNAHGTSTPAGDKAETMAVKRALGDYAYKVAVSSTKSMTGHLLGAAGGIEAVFSVLAIRDQILPPTINMDNQDPECDLDYVPNVARETAVTVAMSNSFGFGGTNGTLIFKKL; translated from the coding sequence TTGTCTAAACGACGTGTAGTAGTAACAGGTCTCGGTATTGTTTCACCTGTGGGTTCCAAGCTGGAAACAGCATGGGACAATATCAAAGCTGGTCGCAGCGGGATTAACCGTATTAGTCCTGACCTGTTCGATACCAGTGCTTTCAGTGTGCAAATCGCTGGTAACGTCAAAGGCTTCAATGCTGACGATTACATCAAGCCTAAAGATCAGAAAAAAATGGATAAATTTATCCATTACGGCATCGGTGCGGGCGTTGAGGCGATTCGCGACTCTGGTTTGGAAGTCACCGAAGAAAATGCGGAACGCATTGGTGTACTGATGGGATCAGGGATTGGTGGATTGGATACTATTGAGCGCAATTATGCGACCTTCCTCAATGGCGGGGCGCGGAAGATTTCCCCTTTCTTCGTGCCTGCTAGTATTATCAATATGGTGGCGGGTAATCTTTCCATCATGTTTGGCTTGAAAGGCCCAAATATGTCTATCGTGTCGGCGTGTGCTACTGCGACTCACAGTATCGGTGATGCAGCACGGATGATTTCTTACGGCGATGCAGATGTCATGGTTGCCGGTGGTGCTGAAATGGGTTCAACCCCGTTAGGTATCGGTGGTTTTGCGGCAGCGCGCGCATTGTCTACCCGCAATGATGACCCTGAAGCGGCCAGCCGCCCGTGGGATAAGGATCGTGACGGTTTCGTACTCGGTGACGGCGCAGGCGTTTTGGTGCTGGAAGAATACGAATTTGCGAAAAAACGCGGCGCTCGGATTTACTGCGAACTGGTCGGCTACGGTATGAGCAGCGATGCTTACCACATGACCACGCCATCCGAAGGCGGCGAAGGTGCAGCACGCTGCATGGTGAATGCCATGAAAGATGCAGGTTTGAATACGACGGATATTGATTACGTCAACGCACACGGCACATCAACACCGGCTGGTGATAAAGCGGAAACGATGGCGGTGAAACGTGCGCTGGGCGATTATGCTTACAAAGTGGCGGTCAGTTCCACCAAGTCGATGACCGGGCATTTGCTGGGTGCTGCGGGTGGTATTGAAGCGGTGTTTAGTGTATTAGCTATCCGTGATCAAATTCTGCCGCCGACGATCAATATGGATAACCAGGATCCTGAGTGCGATTTGGACTATGTGCCAAACGTTGCCCGCGAAACCGCTGTCACGGTTGCCATGAGCAACTCGTTTGGCTTTGGTGGCACGAACGGAACGTTGATTTTCAAGAAACTCTGA
- the acpP gene encoding acyl carrier protein, producing MSDIEERVKKIVVEQLGVDEAEVKNSSSFIDDLGADSLDTVELVMALEEEFGAEIPDEDAEKITTVQAAIDYIKAQPQK from the coding sequence ATGAGCGATATAGAAGAGCGCGTCAAGAAAATCGTTGTTGAACAATTAGGCGTTGATGAAGCTGAAGTGAAAAATTCATCTTCTTTCATTGACGATCTGGGCGCGGATTCTCTGGACACCGTTGAACTGGTTATGGCACTGGAAGAAGAATTCGGCGCTGAAATCCCTGATGAAGACGCAGAAAAGATTACCACTGTGCAAGCTGCTATTGATTACATCAAAGCTCAGCCACAAAAGTAA
- the mltG gene encoding endolytic transglycosylase MltG, whose protein sequence is MKLLFKLISLLLITAIAAVGFLAWYQYQRFQETPLAVTPENALFEIKPGSNIRQVAKQLADKKLIENELLFFAHARITDKAAQIKAGEYQLEPGMLPDEVLQKFVSGQVLQYQLAILEGKTFKDILADIRKHPNLEQTLGDADGQAVMRQLGAPDGMSPEGWFYPDTYSFPRKTSDIAFLQRSYKAMQTYLQTAWEGREPHPHIKTPYEALILASIVEKETGLPEERPLVAKVFLNRLEKGMLLQTDPTVIYGIGDKYDGNIRKTDLQTDTPYNTYTRAGLTPTPIATPSKAAIDAVMHPAGNPKVLYFVATTPGGASHFSETLDEHNQAVRQYIINRNKIKEQQP, encoded by the coding sequence ATGAAACTGTTATTCAAATTAATCAGCCTGTTACTCATTACTGCAATTGCTGCCGTTGGATTTCTAGCTTGGTATCAGTACCAACGCTTTCAAGAAACGCCGCTGGCAGTCACGCCAGAAAATGCCCTGTTTGAAATTAAGCCTGGCAGCAATATTCGCCAAGTTGCCAAACAGTTAGCAGATAAAAAGCTGATCGAAAACGAACTATTGTTTTTCGCCCATGCACGGATCACGGACAAAGCGGCGCAAATCAAAGCAGGGGAGTACCAACTGGAACCCGGTATGCTACCCGATGAAGTGCTACAAAAATTTGTGTCAGGTCAGGTGTTGCAATACCAATTGGCGATTTTGGAAGGCAAAACCTTTAAAGATATTTTGGCAGATATACGCAAACATCCTAATCTCGAACAAACACTGGGTGATGCGGATGGACAGGCGGTTATGCGTCAATTGGGTGCGCCCGACGGCATGTCGCCAGAAGGGTGGTTTTATCCCGATACCTACAGTTTTCCGCGCAAAACCAGCGATATAGCTTTTTTGCAGCGCAGCTATAAGGCGATGCAAACCTATTTGCAAACCGCATGGGAGGGACGCGAGCCACACCCGCATATCAAAACCCCTTACGAAGCGCTAATTTTAGCCTCTATTGTGGAAAAAGAAACCGGATTGCCAGAAGAACGCCCGTTAGTAGCTAAAGTGTTTTTGAACCGTCTTGAAAAAGGCATGTTGTTGCAAACCGATCCTACCGTAATTTACGGCATAGGCGATAAATACGATGGCAATATTCGCAAGACCGACTTGCAAACCGATACGCCTTACAACACCTATACCCGTGCTGGTTTGACGCCAACGCCGATTGCTACACCGAGCAAGGCGGCGATTGATGCGGTGATGCACCCGGCTGGCAATCCCAAAGTCTTGTATTTTGTCGCGACCACGCCCGGTGGCGCATCACATTTCTCCGAAACATTGGATGAACACAACCAAGCCGTGCGTCAATACATTATCAATCGCAATAAAATCAAGGAACAACAACCATGA
- the holB gene encoding DNA polymerase III subunit delta', which produces MSNIYPWQIPAWQRLQQARVSNHLHHALLFSGEAGCGNERFLAALANSLLCLNPDSDGSACGECRSCKVQAAGAHPDFMAVGILDDKQSILIDQIRELNYFLNLSRSYSPRRAVIIHPAERMNANAANSLLKSLEEPAADTHILLLTENPAVLLPTIRSRCLAIRLPLPTHQQSVAWLQQQTLQHPVESLLATALGRPLMALALDSTDTLSHRTQWLAHLTQCLQGQGNITEISAHWEKFDKVQLLDWQFTWLQSLLKQRAGDDSTIIIGELHNLYTLLNSHRLLSMYDKLLELKKLSTHPLNPRLFIESMLILWQAQH; this is translated from the coding sequence GTGAGTAATATCTATCCTTGGCAAATACCCGCATGGCAACGCTTGCAACAAGCTAGGGTGAGTAATCACTTGCATCATGCTTTGTTGTTTAGCGGCGAAGCTGGGTGCGGAAATGAGCGTTTCCTTGCAGCATTAGCGAACAGTTTATTGTGTCTAAACCCTGACAGCGATGGCAGCGCCTGCGGTGAATGCCGCAGTTGTAAGGTGCAAGCAGCGGGGGCACACCCGGATTTTATGGCGGTTGGCATATTGGATGACAAGCAATCTATCCTAATAGATCAGATTCGTGAGCTGAACTATTTTTTGAACTTGAGCCGTAGTTACAGCCCGCGTCGTGCTGTCATTATTCATCCTGCTGAACGTATGAACGCCAATGCCGCCAATAGCTTGCTGAAATCATTAGAAGAACCTGCTGCCGATACTCATATCTTACTATTGACGGAAAATCCGGCTGTATTATTGCCTACAATTCGGAGTCGGTGCTTAGCGATTCGGTTGCCATTGCCAACGCATCAACAATCCGTGGCATGGCTGCAACAACAAACCCTGCAACACCCTGTTGAATCATTGTTGGCAACAGCGTTGGGTAGGCCATTAATGGCTTTAGCGTTGGATTCTACGGATACTTTGAGTCATCGCACTCAGTGGTTAGCGCATTTAACTCAATGCCTACAGGGGCAGGGTAATATCACTGAGATTTCGGCACATTGGGAGAAATTTGACAAAGTACAGTTGTTAGATTGGCAGTTTACGTGGCTACAATCACTACTAAAACAACGTGCTGGTGACGACAGCACCATAATAATCGGCGAATTACACAACCTGTATACTTTGTTAAATTCACACCGTTTGTTAAGCATGTACGATAAATTACTTGAACTTAAGAAATTATCCACTCATCCCCTTAACCCCCGTTTGTTTATAGAATCCATGCTAATATTGTGGCAAGCACAACATTAG
- the fabG gene encoding 3-oxoacyl-ACP reductase FabG, whose product MDSLISLQGEITLVTGASRGIGRSIAEMLGKAGATIVGTATSEKGAEAISAYLAAAGIAGKGMVLNVADKDSIESLTKAVTGEFGSISVLVNNAGITRDNLLMRMKDEEWDDIIATNLTSVYRMSKACMRGMTKAKKGRIISISSVVGASGNPGQTNYAAAKAGLVGFSKSLAREIGSRNITVNVVAPGFIDTDMTRELSEEQRSHLLQNIPLSRLGQPNEIAGTVLFLASPLGAYITGETIHVNGGMYMA is encoded by the coding sequence ATGGATTCACTCATCAGTCTACAGGGTGAAATCACCCTAGTCACCGGCGCAAGCCGAGGTATCGGACGTAGCATTGCAGAAATGCTAGGCAAAGCGGGCGCAACGATTGTTGGTACGGCGACCAGTGAAAAAGGCGCAGAAGCCATTTCTGCCTATTTGGCTGCTGCGGGTATTGCTGGCAAAGGGATGGTGTTGAATGTCGCCGACAAAGATTCCATCGAATCCCTCACTAAAGCGGTGACAGGCGAGTTCGGCAGTATCAGTGTGTTGGTGAATAATGCTGGCATTACCCGCGATAACCTGCTGATGCGCATGAAAGATGAGGAATGGGATGACATTATTGCGACCAATCTGACATCGGTGTACCGCATGAGCAAAGCATGTATGCGCGGCATGACCAAAGCTAAAAAAGGGCGCATTATCTCGATTTCATCCGTGGTGGGTGCGTCCGGGAATCCGGGGCAAACCAATTACGCAGCCGCCAAAGCCGGTTTGGTTGGATTTTCCAAATCACTGGCTCGCGAAATCGGTTCACGCAATATTACGGTGAACGTGGTTGCGCCGGGCTTCATTGATACGGATATGACTCGCGAATTGTCCGAAGAGCAGCGCAGTCATTTGCTGCAAAATATCCCACTAAGCCGCTTAGGGCAACCCAATGAAATTGCTGGTACTGTGTTGTTTTTAGCGTCCCCCTTGGGCGCATACATCACAGGCGAGACAATTCATGTCAACGGTGGTATGTATATGGCTTAA
- the pabC gene encoding aminodeoxychorismate lyase: MIWVNGDIATHLPVTDRGLLYGDGVWETIGVQQGKPQLLDWHLQRLSVGLQALNISFPHFEAFRAEILAACVAQERAALKLIVTRGAGQRGYNPQTTAEPTRILQLSVWANYPASYAEQGIRLTLCETRLAHQPRLAGFKHLNRLEQVLARAEFGSDYQEGLVCDYHGNVIEGTMSNLFVMRTDGSICTPDLTQCGIAGIMRRYIIQTLEKFGSQCHIHPLTLKDVEQAHALFMTNSLIGLWPVREFSGKQYTLPPLLRDLQAAIHTLA, translated from the coding sequence ATGATATGGGTTAATGGTGACATCGCCACGCATTTGCCGGTCACTGATCGGGGTTTGCTGTACGGTGATGGTGTTTGGGAAACCATTGGTGTGCAACAAGGTAAACCGCAATTGCTCGACTGGCATTTGCAACGCCTGAGTGTCGGTTTGCAAGCCTTGAACATCAGCTTTCCACATTTTGAAGCGTTCCGTGCGGAAATACTGGCTGCCTGTGTTGCGCAGGAACGTGCAGCCCTGAAATTGATCGTGACGCGCGGCGCGGGGCAACGTGGTTATAATCCGCAAACCACGGCTGAACCAACACGCATTCTGCAATTATCCGTTTGGGCAAACTACCCGGCAAGTTACGCCGAGCAAGGCATCCGCCTGACCTTGTGTGAAACCCGCTTGGCACACCAGCCGCGTTTAGCGGGTTTCAAGCACCTGAACCGTTTGGAACAAGTGTTGGCAAGAGCAGAATTTGGAAGCGATTATCAGGAAGGGCTGGTCTGCGATTATCACGGCAATGTCATCGAGGGCACCATGAGCAATCTGTTTGTGATGCGTACCGATGGCTCAATATGTACTCCCGACTTAACACAATGCGGTATTGCGGGCATAATGCGCCGATATATTATCCAAACGCTTGAGAAATTCGGCAGTCAATGCCACATTCACCCTTTAACGCTGAAGGACGTTGAACAGGCGCACGCACTCTTCATGACCAATTCCCTGATTGGTTTATGGCCTGTACGCGAATTTTCCGGCAAACAGTACACCCTACCGCCATTGCTTAGGGATTTGCAGGCGGCAATACACACACTAGCATGA
- the fabD gene encoding ACP S-malonyltransferase, which yields MTIAGIFPGQGSQSLGMLATLSADFGEVRDTFQEASAVLGRDLWLLAQAGPEAALNSTENTQPLMLAAGVAVWRVWLKQGGCQPVALAGHSLGEYSALVAAGVLSFTDAVALVAERARLMQSAVADGDGAMAAILGLDDAQIVAACAQAAQGEVVEAVNFNSPGQVVIAGNAAAIDRAIQVATEMGAKKAIKLSVSVPSHCALMLPAATQLASQLAVTTLNTAQIPVLHNVDAVARTTADAMRSALEQQLYRPVRWVDTIQALQNTYGATAAVEFGPGKVLTGLNKRIDRKLNAVCILDSKTLEEALKLCEEAGA from the coding sequence ATGACCATTGCGGGTATTTTTCCGGGGCAAGGTTCGCAGTCACTCGGTATGTTGGCAACCTTGAGCGCAGACTTTGGGGAAGTGCGTGACACTTTCCAAGAAGCTTCCGCCGTATTAGGGCGCGATTTGTGGCTATTGGCGCAAGCAGGGCCTGAAGCCGCGCTCAATAGCACTGAAAATACTCAGCCGTTAATGTTGGCTGCTGGCGTCGCTGTTTGGCGTGTTTGGCTGAAACAAGGTGGTTGTCAACCTGTTGCGTTAGCGGGTCATAGTTTGGGTGAATATTCCGCACTGGTGGCGGCAGGTGTGTTGAGTTTTACAGATGCGGTAGCTTTAGTTGCAGAACGCGCCCGTCTGATGCAATCGGCAGTGGCAGACGGTGACGGCGCAATGGCAGCGATTTTAGGGTTGGATGATGCACAAATTGTAGCCGCTTGTGCGCAAGCCGCTCAAGGCGAAGTGGTTGAAGCAGTGAATTTCAATTCACCGGGGCAAGTTGTAATTGCGGGAAATGCGGCTGCAATTGATCGCGCCATTCAAGTGGCAACCGAGATGGGAGCGAAAAAAGCCATCAAATTGTCGGTGAGTGTGCCGTCTCATTGTGCGCTGATGTTACCTGCCGCGACCCAATTAGCAAGTCAGTTAGCCGTTACTACGCTTAACACGGCGCAAATTCCCGTGCTGCATAACGTCGATGCGGTAGCGCGTACTACGGCGGATGCCATGCGTAGCGCTTTAGAGCAACAACTCTATCGCCCGGTGCGTTGGGTTGATACGATTCAAGCCTTACAGAATACTTACGGTGCGACGGCGGCTGTCGAGTTTGGCCCCGGCAAGGTGTTGACTGGTTTGAATAAACGGATTGACCGCAAACTCAATGCCGTGTGCATTTTGGATAGCAAAACATTGGAAGAAGCATTAAAACTTTGTGAGGAGGCGGGAGCGTAA
- a CDS encoding PilZ domain-containing protein yields the protein MDDTQQAHHKHSRVEGNPASLSMAIAEKSALHANYMPFIKDGGLFVPTTEKFGLHDEVVLHLRLVEDGKKLLIPGRVVWISPGIGQRGTSPGVGLQFTGEHRFRVKQFIEEMLGDLLKQPITNPAY from the coding sequence ATGGACGATACCCAGCAGGCGCATCATAAACATTCCAGAGTGGAAGGCAATCCAGCCAGCCTCTCCATGGCTATTGCTGAAAAATCTGCGTTGCACGCCAACTACATGCCGTTTATTAAAGATGGTGGACTTTTTGTGCCAACAACCGAAAAATTTGGATTACATGATGAAGTCGTGTTGCACCTGCGTTTAGTGGAAGATGGTAAAAAATTGCTGATTCCGGGGCGGGTTGTATGGATTTCTCCTGGAATTGGTCAGCGTGGCACAAGCCCTGGCGTTGGCCTACAATTTACCGGGGAACACCGTTTTCGCGTCAAACAATTCATTGAAGAAATGCTAGGTGATCTCTTAAAACAGCCCATTACAAACCCCGCTTATTAG
- the infA gene encoding translation initiation factor IF-1 — MAKEDYIEMEGIVQETLPNTTFRVELDNGHVVNAHISGRMRKNYIRILTGDRVTVQLTPYDLTKGRISYRNK, encoded by the coding sequence ATGGCGAAAGAAGATTATATTGAAATGGAAGGTATTGTGCAGGAAACCCTGCCAAACACAACTTTCCGCGTTGAATTAGACAACGGTCACGTGGTGAATGCTCACATTTCCGGCCGTATGCGTAAAAACTACATCCGTATTTTGACTGGCGACCGCGTTACCGTACAGCTCACCCCTTACGACCTCACCAAAGGCCGCATCAGTTACCGCAACAAATAA
- the tmk gene encoding dTMP kinase — MNRGVFITLEGGEGAGKSTNVPWVADYLRSQGKTVLVTREPGGTEVAEAIREILLSPELPTMNADTELLLMFAARNEHLQTKILPALARGEWVVCDRFTDATYAYQGYGRGISLSRIAALEQWVQGDLRPDYVILFDIDVTTGMTRAKARGRADRFEQEHAAFFERIRSGYLQRAGEMPNRYVTIQAAQARVNVREQLQQVLARIVAEKEA, encoded by the coding sequence ATGAATCGCGGTGTTTTTATTACGTTAGAAGGTGGCGAAGGTGCTGGCAAGAGCACTAACGTACCGTGGGTAGCTGATTATTTGCGTTCCCAAGGTAAAACGGTATTGGTGACACGCGAACCGGGCGGTACGGAGGTCGCGGAAGCGATCCGGGAAATATTGTTGTCTCCTGAATTGCCAACGATGAATGCAGATACCGAATTACTGCTGATGTTTGCGGCACGAAACGAACATTTGCAAACTAAAATTTTACCGGCTTTGGCACGCGGTGAATGGGTGGTTTGTGACCGTTTCACTGATGCAACCTACGCTTATCAGGGTTATGGACGGGGCATTTCTCTATCACGCATCGCTGCTTTAGAACAGTGGGTACAAGGCGATTTACGCCCTGATTATGTGATCTTGTTTGATATTGACGTGACAACCGGCATGACAAGAGCTAAAGCGCGGGGGCGGGCGGATCGTTTTGAGCAAGAACACGCCGCGTTTTTCGAGCGTATTCGCAGTGGCTACTTGCAAAGGGCAGGGGAGATGCCAAACCGTTACGTTACTATCCAAGCTGCTCAGGCACGGGTCAATGTTCGGGAGCAATTGCAGCAGGTGTTGGCGCGTATTGTTGCTGAGAAAGAGGCGTGA
- a CDS encoding aminodeoxychorismate synthase component I, producing MHTQTFKGEYDLLALHSQNPVRYPFLLESVATSPLSRYSLLFAFPQESIRLDSLAETSFCERLDVAWAEAGRGSSLTALAHTLPFRGGWFLYLGYELVGQLEPTLELPDTPAGLPIALAVRIPAAVIVDHLRGETIVVAEEEFAEAFAEIQTDMAATNVETQDFASLQVRISEDLPEQFTAGVERIRNYIAAGDVFQVNLSRVWRGDVQSEHSAADVYRLLRKTNPAPFACLADFGEFAVISSSPERLVRVQAGRVDTRPIAGTRPRGAGPERDQALLEELIAHPKERAEHIMLIDLERNDLGRICEYGTVKVDELMVVESYQHVHHIVSNIQGTLREGMTPGQIIRAVFPGGTITGCPKVRCMEIIAELEQVGRGAYTGSVGYLNHNGDMDLNILIRTMTLQGKQLQFRTGAGIVMDSVAPNELKETRHKARGLLRALGHDMG from the coding sequence TTGCATACGCAAACTTTCAAGGGCGAGTACGATTTACTCGCCCTGCATTCACAAAATCCCGTCCGTTATCCTTTCCTGCTGGAAAGTGTCGCCACATCCCCACTATCCCGTTACAGCTTGCTGTTTGCGTTCCCGCAGGAAAGCATTCGTCTGGATAGTTTGGCAGAAACCAGTTTTTGTGAGCGCCTAGATGTTGCCTGGGCAGAAGCAGGTAGGGGCAGTTCACTAACTGCCCTTGCGCACACATTGCCTTTTCGAGGTGGATGGTTTCTTTATTTGGGGTATGAGCTGGTTGGGCAATTGGAGCCGACGTTGGAATTGCCGGACACGCCAGCAGGTTTACCAATTGCATTAGCAGTACGTATCCCAGCAGCGGTGATCGTAGATCATTTACGTGGTGAGACGATCGTTGTAGCTGAGGAGGAGTTTGCCGAAGCTTTTGCTGAAATACAGACAGACATGGCAGCAACGAACGTAGAGACGCAAGATTTTGCGTCTCTACAGGTGCGAATTTCCGAAGACTTGCCAGAACAATTTACCGCTGGGGTTGAGCGTATTCGTAATTACATTGCGGCGGGGGATGTGTTTCAGGTGAATTTATCGCGTGTATGGCGTGGTGATGTACAGTCGGAACATTCTGCTGCTGACGTTTACCGCTTGTTACGCAAAACCAACCCCGCACCGTTTGCCTGTCTTGCCGATTTCGGCGAATTTGCGGTGATAAGTTCCTCGCCAGAACGTTTGGTCAGAGTGCAAGCGGGCAGGGTGGATACGCGTCCAATTGCGGGTACACGTCCACGCGGTGCTGGCCCTGAACGTGATCAAGCTTTGTTGGAAGAGCTGATTGCACACCCCAAAGAACGTGCTGAACACATTATGCTCATTGATTTGGAGCGTAACGATCTGGGGCGGATCTGTGAATACGGCACGGTCAAGGTCGACGAATTAATGGTGGTGGAAAGCTATCAACACGTCCACCACATTGTTTCCAATATTCAGGGAACCTTGCGGGAAGGCATGACACCTGGGCAAATAATCCGCGCGGTATTCCCCGGTGGCACGATTACTGGCTGCCCCAAAGTGCGCTGTATGGAAATCATCGCCGAACTGGAACAGGTTGGCAGAGGCGCTTACACCGGCTCGGTCGGCTATCTGAATCACAACGGCGATATGGACTTGAATATCCTGATTCGCACCATGACACTGCAAGGCAAACAGTTACAATTTCGCACGGGTGCTGGCATCGTCATGGATTCGGTTGCCCCCAACGAACTCAAGGAAACCCGCCACAAAGCGCGGGGGTTATTGCGGGCACTTGGTCATGATATGGGTTAA